The DNA window GGTGGCCGGCTGTTTTATAATGATTTCCGTGCTGATGACGCCTCTCTTTCTAACTATACCAACAAATCATACGGTACAGATGGTTCTTTTGGCATTCCGCTGAATGAAAATAACTCGTTATTCTTCAGATTAGGCTATGTTCATAACTCATTGTCTAATATACGTCCTCAGTTGGCTATGTGGCGTTATATGAAGAAAATGAACAAAGATCCGGGTTTTACGGATAAGGTCAAGTTTGATGCCAATGACTTTATGCTGACAGTTGGCTGGAATTACAATAGCCTTGACCGTGGTTTCTTCCCGACTTACGGTCTTAAAGCAGGGCTGGATACGAGAATCACTGTGCCTGGCTCAGATAACCAATTCTATAAAGTTACTCTGAACTCTGCGGGTTATTACCCTATTGATGATGATCATTCATGGGTCATAATGGGACGTGCTCGTCTGGGCTATGGTGGTGGCTTCGGTGGCAAGGAAATGCCATTCTATGAAAACTTCTATGCTGGTGGTTCCACTAGTGTTCGAGGCTTCCGCCCCAACAACATTGGCCCAAAAGCAGTTTATTTCAAAAAAGGGAAAGATGGTCTGCCTGAAGTTGATAGCAAGGGAGTATCCCAGGATGCAGTAGGTGGTAATGCAACCGCAGTTGCCAGTTTCGAGCTGATTACGCCAACGCCGTTCCTGGATGCAAAATATTCTAACTCTGTGCGGACGTCTCTGTTTGTAGATGCAGGAACAGTATGGGATACCAACTGGAGCAATGCTTACGCTGGTTTACCTGATTATAGCAAGCCGAATAATGTCCGTGTTTCTACTGGTATTGCGTTGCAATGGTTATCACCATTGGGGCCTCTAACGTTCTCTTATGCTCAGCCAATCAAAGATTATAAAGGGGATAGGACAGAGCAATTCCAGTTTAATATTGGTGGAACCTGGTAAAAAATCAATCGTTCTTGGTGGAAAATCGCCTTATTATTAAATAAGACGATTATAAATATCCCAACATGTAAGTAGCGTAAGTCAAAGGAGTTTATAGTGAAGAAAGTACTGTGTGCAGCAAGCTTTGGTATCGCATTAGCTTTTTCTGCTGGTGTTCAGGCGGCAGAAAAAATCGCTATCGTGAATGTTGGTGAAATATTCCAACAACTGCCTGCTCATGAAGCTGCTGCAAAACAGCTGGAAAACGAGTTTAAAGGCCGTGCATCCGATTTACAGCGCATGGAATCCGACTTGCAGTCTCAGCTCCAAAAATTGCAGCGTGATGGTTCAACCATGAAGGCAAGTGAGCGCGAAAAATTAGAAAAGGAAGTGCTGACTAAGCGCAATGAATTTGCACAAAAAGCACAGGCTTTTGAAAATGATAACCGTCGTCGTCAAATGGAAGAACGTAACAAGCTCTTGGGTCGAATTCAGGATGCAGTTAAAGTGGTTGCAGGTAAAGAAGGTTATGACCTTGTTCTTGATGCAAATACCGCAGTATATGCTGCATCTGGCAAAGACATTACCTCAGAAGTATTGAAACAGGTTAAGTAAATGGTTTCAATTCGATTGGCTGACCTTGCTCAGCAGTTGAATGCGCGATTGCATGGTGATGGCAATACCGTCATCACTGGTATTGCTCCCATGTATTCAGCAAATAGCGAACAAATTACATTTTTATCGGATAGCCGTTACACTGAGAAACTTGCAGAGTGCCGGGCAGCGGCTGTTGTGTTACGTGAAGCTGATTTGCCTTATTGTAAGGTTGCAGCGCTGGTGGTTGATAATCCTTATCTTGCCTATGCACGCATGGCGCAAATCATGGATACAACACCACAACCTGCGCAGGATATCCATTCATCAGCAGTGATTTCTCCAGAAGCAACATTGGGCAGAAATGTTGCAATTGGGGCAAATGCAGTTATCGAATCAGGTGTTGTGCTTGGTGATAACGTTATCATTGGTGCAGGTTGTTTTATTGGCAAAAATGTGCGCATTGGCACAGGAACTCGCCTTTGGGCCAATGTTTCTGTGTACCACAATGTTGAAATCGGTGAACAATGCCTTATTCAATCAGGGGCTGTTATAGGCTCTGATGGTTTTGGTTATGCCAATGATCGCGGTAATTGGATTAAAATCCCTCAGTTAGGCACGGTAATGATTGGTGATCGTGTTGAAATAGGTTCCTGTACTACTATAGATCGTGGTGCTCTGGATAACACTGTCATCGGTAATGGTGTTATCATTGACAACCAATGCCAAATTGCTCACAACGTCACAATTGGTGATAACACTGCAATAGCGGGTGGTGTCATTTTGGCGGGGAGCCTGAAAATTGGTCGTTATTGTATGATTGGTGGAGCCAGTGCCATAAACGGGCATATGGAAATATGTGATAAAGTAACCGTGACTGGTATGAGCATGGTGATACGCCCTATTACTGAGCCGGGTATATATTCATCTGGTATACCAGCACAGCAGAATAAAGTTTGGCGTAAGACTGCTGCTTTGGTAATGAATATTAACGAAATGAATAAGCGGCTTAAATCTATGGAACGCCAGCTTGAAGGTGACAGCAAGTAATCATACAAACATTTTGGTTGTGCTTTTATTTTTGCGGCCTGTCTGATAACTCCTCCGGGAGTTGACGCAGGCCGTGTCGTTAATGCTGTATGTTTTGACGATATTGTTTAATAACATATTTTTTGATACTACGATTGGAATATAGACAGGAAGAGTATTTAGATGAGTGATAATCATACTCTGCAAATTGAAGAAATTTTGGATTTACTACCTCACCGCTACCCTTTTTTGCTGGTAGATCGTGTCCTGGATTTTGAAAAAGGTAAGTTTCTACGAGCAGTTAAAAATGTAACGTTTAATGAGCCATTTTTTCAGGGGCATTTCCCAGGTAAGCCGGTTTTTCCTGGTGTACTGATCCTTGAAGCAATGGCCCAGGCAACTGGAATTCTGGCATTCAAAAGTGTTGGTACACTGAAGCCAGGAGAATTGTATTACTTTGCAACTATTGATGGCGCACGTTTTAAACGACCAGTTTTGCCGGGTGACCAGATGATTTTGGAAGTAGAATTTA is part of the Xenorhabdus cabanillasii genome and encodes:
- the skp gene encoding molecular chaperone Skp, encoding MKKVLCAASFGIALAFSAGVQAAEKIAIVNVGEIFQQLPAHEAAAKQLENEFKGRASDLQRMESDLQSQLQKLQRDGSTMKASEREKLEKEVLTKRNEFAQKAQAFENDNRRRQMEERNKLLGRIQDAVKVVAGKEGYDLVLDANTAVYAASGKDITSEVLKQVK
- the fabZ gene encoding 3-hydroxyacyl-ACP dehydratase FabZ, which gives rise to MSDNHTLQIEEILDLLPHRYPFLLVDRVLDFEKGKFLRAVKNVTFNEPFFQGHFPGKPVFPGVLILEAMAQATGILAFKSVGTLKPGELYYFATIDGARFKRPVLPGDQMILEVEFIRERRGVARFRGVAKVDGKVACEAEMMCARRREA
- the lpxD gene encoding UDP-3-O-(3-hydroxymyristoyl)glucosamine N-acyltransferase, coding for MVSIRLADLAQQLNARLHGDGNTVITGIAPMYSANSEQITFLSDSRYTEKLAECRAAAVVLREADLPYCKVAALVVDNPYLAYARMAQIMDTTPQPAQDIHSSAVISPEATLGRNVAIGANAVIESGVVLGDNVIIGAGCFIGKNVRIGTGTRLWANVSVYHNVEIGEQCLIQSGAVIGSDGFGYANDRGNWIKIPQLGTVMIGDRVEIGSCTTIDRGALDNTVIGNGVIIDNQCQIAHNVTIGDNTAIAGGVILAGSLKIGRYCMIGGASAINGHMEICDKVTVTGMSMVIRPITEPGIYSSGIPAQQNKVWRKTAALVMNINEMNKRLKSMERQLEGDSK